A single window of Pogoniulus pusillus isolate bPogPus1 chromosome 11, bPogPus1.pri, whole genome shotgun sequence DNA harbors:
- the SDK2 gene encoding protein sidekick-2 isoform X4: MAEGSWPLEFKWLHNSRELTKFSLEYRYMITSLDRTHAGFYRCIVRNRMGALLQRQTEVQVAYMGSFEDSETQQSVSHGEAAVIRAPRIASFPQPQVTWFRDGRKISPSSRIAITLENTLVILSTVAPDAGRYYVQAVNDKNGDNKTSQPITLTVANVGGPADPIAPTIIIPPRNTSVVAGTSEVTMECVANARPLIKLHIIWKKDGVPLSSGISDYSRRLTILNPVLSDSGYYECEAVLRSSSVPAVAEGAYLSVMEPPQFIKEPERHITAEMEKVVAIPCQAKGVPPPEMAWYKDAALIHLEKLSRFQLLADGSLQISRLVPDDTGMFQCFARNAAGEVQTTTYLAVTSIAPNITRGPQDSTVIDGMSVILNCETSGAPRPAITWQKGERILASGSVQLPRFTLLESGSLLVSPAHLADAGTYTCLATNSRGVDEASADLVVWARTRITDPPQDQSVIKGTKAVMSCGATHDPSVDVRYVWEKDGAPLSPENGPRVRLDEMGTLHISQTWSGDIGTYTCKVISAGGNDSRSAHLRVRQLPHAPESPVATLSPLEKRAINLTWAKPFDGNSPLLRYVLEVSENNAPWTVLLASVDPELTSVMVRGLVPARSYQFRLCAVNDVGRGQFSKDTERVSLPEEPPSAPPQNVIASGRTNQSIMIQWQPPPESHQNGVLKGYIIRYCLAGLPVGYQFKNITNADVNNLLLEDLIIWTNYEIEVAAYNSAGLGVYSMKVTEWTLQGVPTVPPGNVQAEAINSTTIRFTWNPPSPQFINGINQGYKLIAWEPEHEEEATVVTVRPNFQDNIHVGYVTGLRKFAEYLTSVLCFTTPGDGPRSPPQLVRTHEDVPGPVGHLSFIDILDTSLKVSWQEPLEKNGILTGYRISWEEYNRTNTRVTHYLPNVTLEYRVTGLTALTTYTIEVAAMTSKGQGQVSSSTISSGVPPELPGAPTNLGISNIGPRSVTLQFRPGYDGKTSISRWQVEAQMGQSGEAEEWGLVHQLANEPDARSMEVPNLKPYTYYSFRMRQVNIVGTSPPSLPSRRIQTLQAPPDLAPANVTLRTASETSLWLRWMPLLEQEYNGNPDSVGYRIRYARLDGRGQPVVHVIHDRVEREYTIEDLEEWTEYRVQVQAFNAIGSGPWSQLVVGRTRESVPSSGPNNVSAVATTSSSMLVRWSDILEADCNGLILGYKVMYKEKDSDGRAQFWLAEGNASRSAQLTGLGKYTLYEIRVLAFTRIGDGVPSRPPVFERTLDDVPGPPVGILFPEVRTTLVRLIWQPPAAPNGIILAYQVSHCLNTTAANAATVEVLEPSARQYTATGLQPEATYLFRIAAQTRKGWGEAAEALVVTTEKRDRPQPPGKPLAQQEEVRARSVLLSWEPGSDGLSPVRYYTVQSRELPDGEWALHSASISRNATAFVVDRLKPFTSYKFRVKATNDIGDSEYSEESESLTTLQAAPEEAPTILSVTPHTTTSVLIRWQPPSEDKINGILLGFRLRYRELVHDSLRGFTLRGIGNPGTMWAELTPVYTVHNLSEVSLTQYELDNLSKHRRYEIRMSVYNAVGEGPPSPPQEVFVGEAVPTAAPQNVAVQAATATQLDVTWEPPPVESQNGDIQGYKIHFWEAQRQNESARVKTLFLPESGVKLKNLTGYTSYWVSVSAFNAAGDGPRSTPVQGRTQQAAPSAPGSIRFSELTTTSVNVSWEPPPLPNGILEGYRLVYEPCMPVDASVPAGVSKIVTVDVKGTSPLWMKVKDLAEGVTYRFRIRARTFAYGPDVEANITTGPGEGAPGPPGEPFISRYGSAITIHWSSGDPGQGPITRYVIEARPSDEGLWDILIKDIPKEVTSYTFSMDILKQGVSYDFRVIAVNDYGYGTPSTPSPSVSAQKANPFYEEWWFLVVIALVGLIFILLLVFVLIIRGQSKKYAKKSDSGNGSKATALSHGEMVSLDEGSFPALELNNRRLSVKNSFCRKNGIYTRSPPRPSPGSLHYSDEDVTKYNDLIPAESSSLTEKPSEVSDSQGSDSEYEVDPGHQKAHSFVNHYISDPTYYNSWRRQQKGISRAQAYSYTESDSGEPDHTPLSNSTSTQQGSLFRPKASRTPTPQTPANPPSQPGTLYRPPSSLAPGSRAPIAGFSSFV; this comes from the exons ATGTGGGTGGCCCAGCTGATCCTATAGCACCAACCATCATTATCCCACCCAGGAACACCAGTGTGGTGGCTGGGACCTCAGAGGTGACCATGGAGTGTGTGGCCAATGCCAG GCCACTGATCAAGCTGCACATCATCTGGAAGAAGGATGGAGTGCCCCTCTCCAGTGGCATCAGCGACTACAGCCGCCgactcaccatcctcaaccccGTGCTGAGTGACAGTGGCTACTACGAGTGCGAGGCCGTGCTCCGCAGCAGCAGCGTGCCTGCCGTGGCCGAGGGTGCCTACCTCTCTGTCATGG AACCACCACAGTTCATCAAGGAGCCAGAGAGGCACATCACtgctgagatggagaaggtggtgGCCATACCTTGCCAAGCCAAAG GTGTGCCCCCACCTGAGATGGCCTGGTACAAGGATGCCGCCCTTATCCACCTGGAGAAGCTGTCCCGCTTCCAGCTCCTGGCGGATGGCAGCCTGCAGATCAGTAGGCTGGTGCCCGATGACACTGGCATGTTCCAGTGCTTCGCCCGCAACGCGGCCGGCGAGGTGCAGACCACCACGTACCTGGCCGTGACCA GCATTGCTCCCAACATCACCAGGGGTCCCCAGGACAGCACAGTGATCGATGGCATGTCTGTAATCCTCAACTGCGAGACCTCAGGGGCTCCACGCCCAGCCATCACCTGGCAGAAAG GGGAGCGGATCCTGGCCAGCGGCTCAGTGCAGCTCCCGCGCTTCACCCTCCTGGAGTCGGGCAGCCTCCTGGTCAGCCCCGCACACCTCGCCGATGCTGGCACCTACACCTGCCTGGCCACCAACTCCCGTGGTGTGGATGAGGCGTCAGCAGACCTGgttgtctggg CAAGGACACGTATCACCGACCCGCCGCAGGACCAAAGTGTCAtcaagggcaccaaggctgtcaTGAGCTGTGGCGCCACTCACGACCCCAGTGTGGATGTCAG GTATGTCTGGGAGAAGGATGGGGCACCACTGAGCCCAGAAAATGGCCCGAGAGTGCGCCTGGATGAGATGGGCACTCTCCACATCTCCCAGACCTGGTCGGGTGACATTGGCACCTACACCTGTAAGGTGATCTCGGCAGGAGGCAACGACTCACGCAGTGCCCACCTGCGTGTCCG GCAGCTCCCCCATGCCCCCGAGAGCCCCGTGGCCACCCTCAGCCCCCTGGAGAAACGGGCCATCAACCTGACGTGGGCCAAGCCCTTCGACGGCAACAGTCCCTTGCTCCGCTatgtcttggaggtctctgagAACA ATGCACCCTggactgtgctgctggccagcGTGGACCCCGAGCTGACGTCAGTGATGGTGAGGGGCTTGGTGCCAGCTCGCTCCTACCAGTTCCGCCTCTGTGCTGTGAACGATGTGGGCAGGGGACAGTTCAGCAAGGACACGGAGAG ggtgtccctgcccgagGAGCCTCCCTCTGCACCCCCACAGAATGTCATTGCCAGTGGCCGCACCAACCAGTCCATCATGATCCAGTGGCAGCCTCCCCCTGAGAGCCACCAAAACGGTGTCCTCAAGGGCTACATTATCCG GTACTGCCTGGCTGGGTTGCCTGTGGGCTACCAGTTCAAGAACATCACCAACGCTGATGTCAACAACCTGCTCCTGGAGGACCTCATCATCTGGACCAACTATGAGATCGAGGTGGCAGCATACAACAGCGCTGGCCTGGGGGTCTACAGCATGAAGGTGACAGAGTGGACACTGCAGGGAG TCCCCACAGTGCCTCCAGGGAATGTGCAGGCCGAGGCCATCAACTCCACAACCATCCGCTTCACCTGGAACCCTCCCAGCCCCCAGTTCATCAATGGCATCAACCAGGGGTACAAG CTCATCGCCTGGGAGCCAGAGCACGAGGAGGAAGCGACGGTGGTGACAGTGCGCCCCAACTTCCAGGACAACATCCACGTGGGCTACGTGACAGGGCTGCGGAAGTTCGCCGAGTACCTCACCTCGGTGCTGTGCTTCACCACGCCGGGGGACGGCCCGCGCAGCCCCCCCCAGCTGGTGCGCACCCACGAGGACG tgcctggccccGTGGGACATCTCAGCTTCATTGACATCCTGGACACATCCCTGaaggtcagctggcaggagccactGGAAAAGAACGGCATCCTGACAG GCTACCGGATCTCGTGGGAGGAGTACAACCGCACCAACACGCGGGTGACGCATTACCTGCCCAACGTCACCCTGGAGTACCGCGTCACCGGCCTCACCGCCCTCACCACCTACACCATCGAAGTGGCTGCCATGACCTCCAAGGGCCAGGGCCAGGTCTCCTCCTCCACCATCTCCTCAGGGGTGCCTCCAG AGCTCCCTGGTGCCCCCACTAACCTGGGCATCTCCAACATTGGACCTCGCTCTGTCACACTCCAGTTTCGCCCAGGTTATGACGGCAAAACCTCCATCTCCCGCTGGCAGGTGGAGGCACAG ATGGGCCAGAGTGGTGAGGCCGAAGAATGGGGACTTGTTCACCAGCTGGCTAATGAGCCTGATGCCCGCTCCATGGAGGTGCCCAACCTGAAGCCCTACACCTACTACAG tTTCCGCATGCGGCAGGTGAACATCGTGGgcaccagcccccccagcctgccctccaGGAGGATCCAGACCCTGCAAGCCCCCCCAGACCTGGCACCTGCTAATGTCACCCTGAGGACAGCCAGTGAGACCAGCCTGTGGCTGCGCTGGATG CCCCTCCTGGAGCAGGAGTACAACGGGAACCCTGACTCGGTGGGCTACAGGATCCGGTACGCACGCTTGGACGGGCGAGGGCAGCCAGTGGTGCATGTCATCCACGACCGCGTGGAGCGGGAGTACACCATCGAGGACTTGGAGGAGTGGACAGAGTACCGGGTGCAGGTCCAAGCCTTCAATGCCATCGGCTCGGGGCCCTGGAGCCAGCTGGTGGTGGGACGCACTCGGGAGTCAG tgccctcctctggccccaacAACGTATCAGCAGTGGccaccacctccagcagcaTGCTGGTCCGATGGAGTGACATCCTTGAGGCAGACTGCAACGGCCTCATCCTGGGCTACAAG GTGATGTACAAGGAGAAGGACTCGGATGGACGTGCCCAGTTCTggctggcagaaggcaatgccTCCCGCAGCGCCCAGCTGACTGGCCTGGGCAAATACACCCTGTATGAGATCCGTGTGCTGGCCTTCACCAGGATCGGTGATGGGGTGCCCAGCCGGCCCCCGGTCTTTGAGCGGACGCTGGATGACG TGCCTGGACCACCTGTGGGGATCCTCTTCCCTGAAGTGAGGACCACCTTGGTGCGGCTCATCTGGCAGCCACCCGCAGCACCCAATGGCATCATCCTGG CATACCAGGTCAGCCACTGCCTCAACACCACTGCAGCTAATGCAGCCaccgtggaggtgctggagcccagcgCCCGGCAGTACACAGCCACCGGCCTGCAGCCCGAGGCCACTTACCTGTTCCGCATCGCGGCACAGACCCGCAAGGGCTGGGGTGAGGCAGCCGAAGCCCTGGTGGTGACCACGGAGAAGAGAG ACCGCCCGCAGCCCCCCGGGAAGCCGCTGGCACAGCAAGAGGAGGTGCGAGCCCGCAGCGtgctgctctcctgggagcctGGCAGTGATGGGCTCTCCCCGGTCCGCTACTACACCGTGCAGAGCCGCGAGCTGCCCGACGGCGAGTGGGCACTGCACTCTGCCTCCATCAGCCGCAATGCCACCGCCTTTGTGGTGGACAG GCTGAAGCCCTTCACCTCCTACAAGTTCCGTGTGAAGGCCACGAATGACATTGGCGACAGCGAGTACAGCGAGGAGTCGGAGTCACTCACCACCTTGCAGGCAg CCCCTGAGGAAGCCCCCACCATCCTCTCTGTCACCCCCCACACTACCACATCGGTGCTCATCCGCTGGCAG CCCCCGTCTGAGGACAAGATCAATGGGATCCTGCTGGGTTTCCGTCTCCGCTACCGCGAGCTGGTGCACGACAGCCTGCGCGGCTTCACCCTGCGTGGCATTGGCAACCCTGGCACCATGTGGGCTGAGCTCACCC CTGTCTACACCGTGCACAACCTCAGCGAGGTCTCCCTCACCCAGTACGAGCTGGACA acCTGAGCAAGCACCGGCGCTATGAGATCCGCATGAGCGTGTACAACGCAGTGGGTGAGggtccccccagccccccccaggaGGTCTTTGTGGGTGAAGCTG tgcccactgctgcacCGCAGAAcgtggctgtgcaggcagccactgccacccagctggaTGTCACCTGGGAACCACCACCTGTCGAGAGTCAGAATGGGGACATCCAGGGCTATAAG ATCCACTTCTGGGAAGCCCAGCGGCAGAACGAGAGTGCACGGGTGAAGACTCTCTTCCTGCCCGAGTCCGGGGTGAAGCTGAAGAACCTGACCGGGTACACCTCCTACTGGGTCAGCGTCTCTGCCTTCAACGCCGCAGGGGATGGGCCCCGCAGCACCCCCGTCCAGGGGCGGACGCAGCAGGCAG cccccagtgcccccgGGTCCATCCGGTTCAGCGAGCTGACCACCACATCAGTGAACGTGTCCTGGGAACCACCACCGCTGCCCAACGGCATCCTCGAGGGCTACAGGCTGGTCTACGAACCCTGCATGCCTGTGGACG CCTCTGTCCCCGCAGGTGTCAGTAAGATCGTGACAGTGGACGTGAAGGGGACCAGCCCGCTGTGGATGAAGGTGAAGGACCTGGCTGAGGGCGTGACGTACCGGTTCCGAATCCGGGCCAGAACCTTCGCCTACGGGCCAGACGTTGAGGCAAACATCACCACGGGGCCCGGGGAAG GTGCCCCTGGCCCCCCTGGTGAACCTTTCATCTCCCGCTACGGCTCAGCTATCACCATCCACTGGTCAAGCGGGGACCCCGGGCAAGGGCCCATCACCAGATACGTCATTGAAGCTcgtccttcag atgaGGGGCTCTGGGACATCCTGATCAAAGACATCCCCAAGGAGGTGACCTCCTACACCTTCAGCATGGACATCCTGAAGCAGGGGGTCAGCTATGACTTCCGTGTCATCGCTGTGAACGACTATGGCTATGGGACCCCCAGCACACCTTCCCCCTCTGTGTCAG cccagaaagccaatccattctatgaggAGTGGTGGTTCCTGGTGGTCATTGCCCTGGTAGGGCTCATCTTCATCCTGCTGCTCGTCTTTGTGCTCATCATCCGTGGGCAGAGCAAGAAGTATGCCAAGAAGTCAGACTCAG GGAACGGCTCCAAGGCGACAGCCCTGAGCCATGGCGAGATGGTGAGCCTGGACGagggcagcttcccagccctggAGCTCAACAATCGGCGCCTGTCTGTCAAGAACTCCTTCTGCAGGAAGAATGGCATCTATACCCG GTCCCCACCAcggcccagccctggcagcctccaCTACTCAGACGAGGACGTGACCAAGTACAATGACCTGATCCCTGCCgagagcagcagcctgacagagaagccctctgaggtctccgactcccag GGCAGTGACAGTGAGTACGAGGTGGACCCAGGCCACCAGAAAGCCCACTCCTTTGTCAACCACTACATCAGCGACCCCACCTACTACAACTCCTGGCGGCGGCAGCAGAAGGGCATCTCGCGGGCACAAGCCTACAGCTACACCGAGAGCGATTCGGGGGAGCCTGACCACACACCCCTCTCCAACAGCACCTCCACGCAGCAAGGCAGCCTCTTCCGCCCCAAAGCCAGCAGGACTCCCACTCCCCAGACCCCTGCCAAccctcccagccagcctggTACCCTCTATCGcccacccagcagcctggctcctggctcCAGAGCCCCCATCGCtggattttcttcttttgtttga